The Carnobacterium divergens genome includes a window with the following:
- a CDS encoding PTS lactose/cellobiose transporter subunit IIA, translated as MNEQMNQISMEIILHAGDARKLVMDAFEKMGNKEFDEVRELLKLAKIEILAAHKAQTETIQAEASGTQHEFSLLFAHAQDTLMTISSEWNIANQLVSVVEKLTEK; from the coding sequence ATGAATGAGCAGATGAATCAAATTTCAATGGAAATTATTTTACATGCTGGAGATGCGCGGAAATTAGTGATGGATGCTTTTGAAAAGATGGGGAATAAAGAGTTTGATGAGGTAAGAGAGTTATTGAAATTAGCTAAAATTGAGATACTAGCAGCTCATAAAGCTCAAACGGAAACGATTCAAGCAGAAGCGAGTGGAACGCAGCATGAGTTTTCTTTATTATTTGCCCATGCGCAAGATACCTTGATGACAATCAGTTCTGAATGGAATATTGCCAATCAGCTAGTTTCGGTAGTTGAAAAATTAACTGAAAAATAG